A genomic stretch from Actinomadura rubteroloni includes:
- a CDS encoding restriction endonuclease-related protein translates to MNDGYNAPDDDSDGRRRRVVAAALRAAYAWTMRGDQPRAMREVARMTGIVMEAHGPGQGPVTPHALVQCLHRPLGGLLDFAADADEMIRAAVLLDGDGGLTEEAYDLAAEYAMPLSGTESWLPTWTTMHSDQIRNEVFAGMIGTRKQDDYVRYRKFLIEHPAGSREEIGDLLSGSGIRVSWKGYGDVPGGQLYRRKSGPAWWWACPDCRWPMAVTGTKVRCRYRPHAAVFRIVEASDRRPPALRRIDEGPRAEPPNAREAEGSACLDAGVWRFIVVPGASELRVCRELRELGADVRLWPECDAYDLRVVAGGREFRVDLKEYRSPYRLIADLRAKPPRARVLLPRTHQHQVDVIRSALPGLDVVTETRFRSEIRRALKGHR, encoded by the coding sequence AACGCGCCCGACGACGATTCCGACGGACGTCGGCGACGCGTCGTCGCCGCCGCTTTGCGCGCCGCCTACGCCTGGACGATGCGCGGCGACCAGCCGCGCGCGATGCGGGAGGTCGCCCGGATGACCGGCATCGTCATGGAGGCCCACGGTCCGGGGCAAGGCCCGGTCACTCCGCATGCTTTGGTCCAGTGCCTTCACCGGCCGCTCGGCGGGCTCCTGGACTTCGCCGCGGACGCCGACGAGATGATCCGCGCGGCCGTTCTCCTCGACGGCGACGGCGGGCTCACCGAAGAGGCGTACGACCTGGCGGCCGAATACGCCATGCCGCTTTCCGGTACCGAATCGTGGTTGCCGACGTGGACCACCATGCACTCCGACCAGATTCGGAACGAAGTGTTCGCCGGCATGATCGGAACACGGAAACAGGACGACTACGTCCGATACAGGAAGTTCCTCATCGAGCACCCTGCGGGCTCTCGCGAGGAGATCGGCGACCTCCTGAGCGGTTCCGGTATCCGGGTCTCCTGGAAGGGATATGGCGACGTTCCCGGCGGCCAGCTCTATCGCCGCAAGAGTGGACCGGCGTGGTGGTGGGCTTGTCCCGACTGCCGCTGGCCGATGGCCGTGACGGGCACGAAAGTGCGGTGCCGCTACCGCCCGCATGCCGCGGTATTCAGGATCGTCGAGGCCTCCGACCGGCGCCCGCCCGCACTCCGGCGCATTGACGAGGGACCGCGCGCGGAACCGCCGAACGCCCGCGAGGCGGAAGGATCGGCCTGCCTGGACGCCGGAGTCTGGCGGTTCATCGTCGTTCCGGGGGCGAGCGAACTGAGGGTCTGCCGCGAGTTGCGGGAACTCGGCGCGGACGTCCGGCTCTGGCCCGAGTGCGACGCCTACGACCTGCGCGTCGTCGCCGGCGGCCGGGAGTTCCGCGTCGATCTGAAGGAATACCGCTCCCCGTATCGCCTGATCGCCGACCTGCGGGCGAAGCCGCCCCGTGCGCGCGTTCTCCTCCCCAGAACGCACCAGCACCAGGTGGACGTGATCAGGTCAGCGCTTCCCGGCCTGGACGTCGTCACCGAGACCCGGTTCCGGAGCGAAATCCGACGAGCGCTCAAGGGACACCGGTGA
- a CDS encoding RNaseH domain-containing protein: protein MLISLAYRVPRENLDALLGTITAYPLSEPFSAAWETLPRTEGQWRQPYKTLETGLVAATGQPVELFKMADPAGGGLAPREPMLLLTSASALDHRLRIAVRAWERHVRKGAGTSVLADLLPAPDPARSFADYVEFRPGTVPAAPKWVFRTASRQILRQLAREPLQSDGRSLALRMDTSGSLLAWELGDLIVNSDPLAFGMATVRARLVTVAGVEDMVVCFDASLSRISPQGYRAKNAWIEREDKESLILRLPVKRYLDQATDTWRTRLDPVIAAILEACQLEPLEIPAELPKEPGAIRPQMAESPVHFLGSGLGPRFMLRLHEHILRTLPLLVPLDYQIDKSIRLLERVKQYPDGGLPGDAVGPSGYDRITLVCAYDTADARDRMFAELEEMAGRPVRPEAGGAPVGVNERLDVVARHCPDLLDHATANRAAFLDGVRVASASDSHLVVAWLETEFHPTAERPELDAKPHLRRLLGHLGIPAQFTATEPVVLPPKAKSRGPAEKKHAARAALRDLLRAAGVLDDRLLHALTHKGLANRLDRRVLLVGVHLREQQTGASGSLLVTTMVALFVDPHDLASWRTLMFSENRDDWVRVAEGIAEFHSGAIGTSRMGRSPRKAERTRAEIERRLDDLASGEFAGIPLVVFVDAPATRLLWTGLQNGRLGDGPLPGDAVHVRGGDVAVVRLNTDLTEIGRPVTRREKANMPGDPRQPAAPDRKVYRLTDSVRPSWLFPGRSATLKAKGGNSGARFTRWTLPADSRELGRPWHSYTAKEIVVVRAGSWTAEALAALTARLCEQPVSWDDRTMLPVPLHLAAAIGRDHPDWRVRHADENGN from the coding sequence GTGCTGATCAGCCTCGCGTACCGCGTTCCCCGCGAGAACCTGGACGCGCTGCTCGGAACGATCACGGCCTACCCGCTGAGCGAGCCGTTCTCGGCCGCCTGGGAGACGCTTCCGCGCACCGAGGGCCAGTGGCGGCAACCGTACAAAACGCTGGAGACCGGGCTCGTCGCCGCGACCGGGCAACCGGTCGAGCTGTTCAAAATGGCCGACCCGGCGGGCGGCGGCCTCGCTCCCCGCGAACCGATGCTGCTTCTCACCAGTGCGAGCGCCCTCGACCACCGATTGAGAATCGCCGTCCGGGCTTGGGAACGGCACGTCCGCAAAGGCGCGGGCACGTCCGTCCTCGCCGACCTGCTGCCCGCGCCGGATCCCGCGCGCTCCTTCGCGGACTACGTCGAGTTCCGCCCGGGGACGGTTCCCGCCGCACCGAAGTGGGTCTTCCGCACGGCATCCCGACAGATTCTGCGGCAGCTCGCACGCGAACCCTTGCAGTCGGACGGACGCTCACTGGCGCTCCGCATGGACACCTCCGGCTCGTTGTTGGCCTGGGAGTTAGGCGACCTCATCGTCAATTCCGACCCACTGGCTTTCGGCATGGCCACGGTGAGAGCCCGGCTCGTCACGGTCGCGGGCGTCGAGGACATGGTCGTGTGCTTCGACGCGTCCCTCTCCAGGATCTCGCCCCAGGGGTACCGCGCGAAGAACGCGTGGATCGAACGCGAAGACAAGGAATCCCTCATCCTGCGGCTGCCGGTCAAGCGGTACCTCGACCAAGCGACGGACACCTGGCGCACCCGGCTCGACCCGGTCATCGCGGCGATCCTCGAAGCGTGCCAGTTGGAGCCGCTGGAGATTCCCGCCGAACTGCCGAAGGAGCCCGGTGCGATACGGCCGCAGATGGCGGAAAGCCCGGTTCATTTCCTCGGGAGCGGTCTCGGCCCGCGTTTCATGCTGCGCCTGCACGAGCACATCCTGCGCACGCTGCCGCTGCTGGTTCCGCTGGACTACCAGATCGACAAGTCGATCAGACTCCTGGAGCGGGTGAAGCAGTACCCCGACGGCGGCCTGCCGGGCGACGCCGTCGGCCCGAGCGGATACGACCGGATCACTCTGGTCTGCGCCTACGACACGGCGGACGCCCGGGACCGGATGTTCGCCGAACTCGAAGAAATGGCCGGCCGTCCCGTCCGGCCCGAGGCCGGTGGCGCTCCGGTCGGGGTCAACGAGCGCCTGGACGTCGTCGCCCGCCATTGCCCCGATCTCCTCGACCACGCCACCGCGAACCGCGCCGCGTTCCTGGACGGTGTCCGCGTCGCCTCGGCGAGCGACTCCCATCTGGTCGTCGCCTGGTTGGAGACCGAATTCCACCCCACCGCCGAACGTCCGGAACTCGACGCCAAACCGCATCTGCGGCGGTTGCTGGGCCACCTCGGGATTCCCGCGCAGTTCACCGCGACCGAACCGGTCGTCCTGCCGCCGAAGGCCAAGTCGCGCGGACCGGCCGAGAAGAAGCACGCCGCGCGCGCCGCGCTGCGCGACCTTCTCCGCGCGGCGGGAGTCCTCGACGACCGCCTGCTTCACGCGCTGACCCACAAAGGCCTGGCGAACCGCCTCGACCGCAGGGTTCTTCTCGTCGGCGTGCACCTCCGCGAGCAGCAGACGGGTGCAAGCGGCTCGCTGCTCGTCACGACGATGGTCGCGCTTTTCGTGGATCCGCACGACCTCGCGTCCTGGCGAACCTTGATGTTCAGTGAGAACCGCGACGACTGGGTCCGGGTCGCCGAGGGAATCGCGGAATTCCACTCCGGCGCGATCGGCACCAGCCGGATGGGCCGCTCGCCACGGAAGGCCGAGCGCACCCGCGCCGAGATCGAACGACGGTTGGACGACCTGGCCTCGGGAGAGTTCGCGGGCATTCCGCTCGTCGTGTTCGTGGACGCTCCGGCGACGCGGCTTCTCTGGACGGGCCTGCAGAACGGCAGGCTGGGAGATGGACCACTTCCCGGAGACGCCGTGCACGTACGGGGCGGAGACGTCGCGGTCGTCCGGCTGAACACCGATCTGACGGAGATCGGACGGCCCGTGACCCGCCGCGAGAAGGCCAACATGCCCGGCGATCCGCGGCAGCCCGCCGCCCCCGACCGGAAGGTCTACCGGCTGACCGACAGCGTCCGGCCGTCGTGGCTCTTTCCCGGCCGGTCGGCGACGCTGAAGGCCAAGGGCGGGAACTCCGGCGCGCGATTCACCCGATGGACGCTGCCGGCGGACTCCCGTGAACTCGGCAGGCCCTGGCACTCCTACACGGCGAAAGAGATCGTGGTCGTCCGCGCCGGTTCCTGGACGGCCGAAGCGCTGGCCGCCCTGACGGCGCGACTGTGCGAGCAGCCGGTCTCGTGGGACGACCGCACCATGCTTCCCGTCCCGCTCCATCTCGCCGCGGCCATCGGTCGCGACCATCCGGACTGGCGCGTGCGTCACGCGGACGAGAACGGGAACTGA
- a CDS encoding SEFIR domain-containing protein: MVGNDGVHVALTVLEEDGKWVGTASDGIAIGVVRLGNWQVQPVDAPKEARGGDDAYLVRINYELDLEPGFPPVEWLEVGFDFTAAAPVTVVDAVPFPTTGPRPATSYALGRYLNLLPSAGGSPADVHLPATTGVIDVFGIGGQKVRWRHRAEGDEAVRPGAHVVWAVLLVPVGTESLQVEFSARYDLRTGESFLPGQLPQPFSLDLRDPSAVRPALEPSAAVDGGEKKAGAPRVFISYAHDTRPHKLAARQLGALLARCGVDLHMDYLAPAARNDWFSWAIHQIKKADYIVILASPMCRAIGDGEITDGRHRGMQCESAIIRDVFYSDRAYWFPRLLPTVLPGESMENLPVYLQPYTADRYVVDEFSPEGIGDLLRAMGLTVPVGLPAASDATG, encoded by the coding sequence ATGGTCGGTAACGACGGAGTCCACGTCGCACTCACCGTGCTGGAAGAGGACGGGAAGTGGGTCGGCACGGCCTCGGACGGCATCGCCATAGGGGTCGTCCGGCTCGGGAACTGGCAGGTGCAGCCGGTGGACGCGCCGAAGGAGGCGCGGGGCGGTGACGACGCGTATCTCGTGCGGATCAACTACGAGCTGGACCTGGAGCCGGGCTTCCCGCCGGTGGAGTGGCTGGAAGTCGGGTTCGACTTCACCGCCGCCGCCCCGGTCACCGTGGTCGACGCCGTCCCGTTTCCCACGACCGGGCCGCGACCCGCGACGTCGTACGCGCTCGGACGGTACCTGAACCTGCTCCCGTCCGCCGGGGGGTCCCCGGCGGACGTCCACCTCCCCGCCACGACCGGCGTCATCGACGTGTTCGGCATCGGGGGCCAGAAGGTCCGCTGGCGGCACCGGGCGGAGGGGGACGAGGCCGTTCGTCCCGGAGCCCACGTCGTCTGGGCCGTTCTCCTGGTTCCCGTCGGCACCGAAAGCCTCCAGGTCGAGTTCTCCGCGCGCTATGACCTGCGGACGGGCGAGAGTTTTCTCCCGGGCCAGCTTCCCCAGCCGTTTTCGCTCGACCTGCGCGACCCGTCGGCCGTCCGACCGGCCCTTGAACCGTCGGCGGCCGTCGACGGCGGAGAGAAGAAAGCCGGTGCCCCGCGTGTCTTCATCTCCTACGCCCACGACACCCGGCCGCACAAGCTGGCGGCCCGACAGCTCGGCGCCCTGCTGGCCCGCTGCGGCGTCGACCTCCATATGGACTACCTCGCCCCCGCCGCGAGGAACGACTGGTTCAGTTGGGCCATCCACCAGATCAAGAAGGCCGATTACATCGTGATCCTGGCCTCGCCGATGTGCCGGGCGATCGGCGACGGTGAGATCACGGACGGCCGGCACAGGGGAATGCAGTGCGAGTCGGCGATAATCCGGGATGTTTTCTACAGCGACCGTGCGTACTGGTTCCCGAGACTGCTGCCCACCGTACTCCCCGGAGAGTCGATGGAGAATCTGCCGGTCTACCTCCAGCCGTATACCGCCGATCGCTACGTCGTCGATGAATTCTCCCCGGAAGGAATCGGCGACCTTCTGCGGGCGATGGGCCTCACGGTGCCCGTGGGCCTTCCCGCCGCGTCGGACGCGACCGGCTAG
- the murJ gene encoding murein biosynthesis integral membrane protein MurJ, whose translation MTQDPRPTARSDAAGSPGPGDTESEALDPSGPDPAEGGGGLFRSSAIMAVGTVASRLTGFVRTTVLIAALGTQALGDTFNTANTIPNIIYETLLGGILTAAHVPLLVRARQKSAKYGEEFEQRLFTLLLGALAVLTALAMAASPLLIRLYANGFSASQRHLGIVFLLFFLPQIFFYGFSAVAGASLNARSRFAAPMWAPVLNNVVVSAVGITFIVVTAGPVTPDSVSSGEVTLIALGTTAGVIAQALGLIPSLHRMGFRWRPRVDFQPGELRSLGGMAGWTLAFVVAQQLGLLVYTNIANSAGVRGLHEHVGYGVGLTPWANAYQFFQLPFAIVAVSVITALFPRMSRHAADGRLDRVSEDLSAGLRLSLIIIIPAAALLFGFAGEICVVFFAHGNTDVADAAMIARVLRVFAVGLIPFAALQILQRGFYAVADTRTPALVGFFTMAVSIALAVAGYLRLSTQHVVLGVAGAQGVSWLLGCVVTLALLRRRLGSLHGRDIVGPILKAAVASVAPLAVAIAAHELLVHRTAGGLLPSLITLLAGGLLGTALFVAVARVLRIEEITTVGHMVTAKLRR comes from the coding sequence GTGACGCAAGACCCGCGCCCGACCGCGAGGTCCGACGCCGCCGGTTCCCCCGGGCCCGGCGACACCGAGTCCGAGGCGCTCGACCCGAGCGGCCCGGACCCGGCCGAGGGCGGCGGCGGGCTGTTCCGGTCGAGCGCGATCATGGCGGTGGGGACGGTCGCGTCCCGGCTCACCGGGTTCGTCCGGACGACGGTCCTGATCGCGGCGCTCGGCACCCAGGCGCTCGGCGACACGTTCAACACCGCCAACACCATTCCGAACATCATCTACGAGACGCTGCTCGGCGGCATTCTCACGGCCGCGCACGTCCCGTTGCTCGTCCGGGCCCGGCAGAAGTCGGCGAAATACGGCGAGGAATTCGAGCAGCGGCTGTTCACCCTGCTGCTCGGCGCGCTGGCCGTCTTGACCGCGCTCGCGATGGCCGCGTCGCCGCTGCTCATCCGGCTCTACGCCAACGGGTTCTCCGCGTCACAGCGGCATCTCGGGATCGTTTTCCTGCTGTTCTTCCTGCCGCAGATCTTCTTCTACGGGTTCAGCGCGGTCGCGGGGGCGTCGCTGAACGCCCGGTCGCGTTTCGCCGCGCCGATGTGGGCGCCCGTGCTGAACAACGTCGTGGTGAGCGCCGTCGGGATCACGTTCATCGTGGTGACGGCCGGTCCCGTCACGCCGGACAGCGTTTCCAGCGGCGAGGTCACGCTCATCGCGCTCGGCACGACGGCGGGCGTGATCGCGCAGGCGCTCGGGCTGATCCCGTCGCTGCACCGGATGGGGTTCCGGTGGCGTCCGCGCGTCGACTTCCAGCCGGGCGAGCTGCGGTCGCTCGGCGGCATGGCGGGCTGGACGCTCGCGTTCGTCGTCGCGCAGCAGCTCGGCCTGCTCGTCTACACCAACATCGCCAACAGCGCCGGGGTGCGCGGGCTCCACGAGCACGTCGGCTACGGCGTCGGCCTCACCCCGTGGGCGAACGCCTACCAGTTCTTCCAGCTCCCGTTCGCGATCGTCGCCGTCTCGGTGATCACGGCGCTGTTCCCCCGGATGAGCCGGCACGCCGCCGACGGACGGCTCGACCGCGTCTCGGAGGACCTGTCCGCCGGGCTGCGCCTCTCGCTGATCATCATCATTCCGGCGGCGGCGCTGCTGTTCGGGTTCGCGGGCGAGATCTGCGTCGTCTTCTTCGCGCACGGCAACACCGACGTGGCGGACGCGGCGATGATCGCCCGCGTGCTGCGCGTCTTCGCGGTCGGGCTGATCCCGTTCGCGGCGCTCCAGATCCTCCAGCGCGGCTTCTACGCGGTCGCCGACACGCGCACGCCCGCGCTCGTCGGGTTCTTCACGATGGCCGTCAGCATCGCGCTCGCCGTCGCCGGCTACCTGCGGCTCTCGACCCAGCACGTGGTGCTCGGCGTCGCGGGCGCGCAGGGCGTGTCGTGGCTGCTCGGCTGCGTCGTCACGCTGGCGCTGCTGCGCCGCCGCCTCGGCAGCCTGCACGGGCGCGACATCGTCGGCCCGATCCTCAAGGCGGCCGTCGCCAGCGTCGCGCCGCTCGCCGTCGCGATCGCCGCCCACGAACTGCTCGTCCACAGGACGGCCGGGGGCTTGCTTCCGTCCCTGATCACCCTGCTGGCCGGCGGCCTGCTCGGCACGGCCCTGTTCGTCGCCGTGGCGCGCGTGCTCCGGATCGAGGAGATCACCACCGTGGGCCACATGGTCACCGCCAAACTCCGCCGCTGA
- a CDS encoding amino acid hydroxylase — protein sequence MNDGIVHESLGYGTIDAACLRRRAEIRETIAGHRAGEPLPHVGYTGEEDALWREVMTELHRLHPSVACGRYLRAAERMPLPVGGVPSLASVSGDLRARTGFELLPAEDLVPAREFYAAFADGRFSSTMYLRCPAVPLYSPDPDVLHELVGHAVMLGDPLFADLYRLFGETVRRVRAPDTVQAISKVFWFTMETGLVDENGEPRAYGAALLSSAGELQSIPHVTLRPFSIAEMIRQPYDIYQYQPMLFVVESIDVLAAELRAFLRTRR from the coding sequence ATGAACGACGGGATCGTCCACGAATCGCTCGGCTACGGCACCATCGACGCGGCCTGCCTGCGCCGCCGCGCGGAGATCAGAGAGACGATCGCCGGGCACCGCGCCGGCGAGCCGCTGCCGCACGTCGGCTACACCGGCGAGGAGGACGCGCTCTGGCGGGAGGTGATGACCGAGTTGCACCGGCTGCACCCGTCCGTCGCCTGCGGCCGGTACCTGCGGGCCGCCGAGCGCATGCCGCTGCCGGTCGGCGGGGTGCCGAGCCTCGCCTCGGTGTCCGGTGATCTGCGCGCCCGCACCGGATTCGAGCTGCTGCCCGCCGAGGACCTCGTCCCGGCGCGCGAGTTCTACGCGGCCTTCGCCGACGGGCGCTTCTCCAGCACGATGTACTTACGCTGCCCGGCCGTCCCGCTCTACAGTCCCGATCCGGACGTGCTGCACGAACTCGTCGGGCACGCCGTGATGCTCGGCGACCCGCTGTTCGCCGACCTCTACCGCCTTTTCGGGGAAACGGTGCGGCGCGTCCGTGCGCCGGACACCGTGCAGGCGATCAGCAAGGTCTTCTGGTTCACGATGGAAACGGGGCTCGTGGACGAGAACGGCGAGCCGCGGGCGTACGGCGCGGCGCTGCTCTCGTCCGCCGGGGAACTCCAGAGCATTCCGCACGTGACGCTGCGGCCCTTCTCCATCGCCGAGATGATCCGGCAGCCCTACGACATCTACCAATACCAGCCGATGCTTTTCGTGGTGGAGTCGATCGACGTCCTGGCCGCAGAACTCCGCGCCTTCCTTCGGACGCGGCGCTAG
- a CDS encoding hemerythrin domain-containing protein — translation MADVFDVLGSDHAKVKAVLTELEAGARKGPPSDQDELKRRGATVERLIIDESMHEAVEEEYFWPTVRELVADGDDLADHAVEQEQQAKHVLADLDKAEPGEADFENLLARFIAEAREHIDYEERAVWPKLREVIDPERAQALGEQLAAAKKHAPTRPHPHTPPKPGLLRTAGPAVAAVDRLRDLVSGRGRT, via the coding sequence ATGGCGGACGTATTCGACGTGCTGGGCAGCGACCACGCCAAGGTCAAGGCCGTCCTGACGGAGCTGGAGGCCGGCGCCCGCAAGGGACCCCCGAGCGACCAGGACGAGCTGAAGCGGCGCGGCGCGACCGTCGAGCGCCTGATCATCGACGAGTCGATGCACGAGGCGGTCGAGGAGGAGTACTTCTGGCCGACCGTCCGGGAACTCGTCGCCGACGGCGACGACCTGGCCGACCACGCCGTCGAACAGGAGCAGCAGGCCAAGCACGTCCTCGCCGACCTCGACAAGGCCGAGCCCGGCGAGGCGGACTTCGAGAACCTGCTCGCCCGCTTCATCGCCGAGGCCCGCGAGCACATCGACTACGAGGAGCGGGCCGTCTGGCCCAAGCTGCGCGAGGTCATCGACCCCGAGCGCGCGCAGGCGCTGGGCGAGCAGCTCGCCGCGGCCAAGAAGCACGCCCCGACCCGTCCGCACCCCCACACGCCGCCCAAACCCGGCCTCCTGCGCACCGCGGGCCCGGCCGTCGCCGCCGTCGACCGCCTGCGCGACCTGGTCAGCGGACGCGGCCGAACCTGA
- the pyrE gene encoding orotate phosphoribosyltransferase, translating into MSDRDDLLREIKAKAVVHGDFVLSSGRRASWYVDLRRVTLDGAVAPLVGKVMLDVTADLDYDAVGGLTLGADPVATAMLHAAAARGRSLDAFVVRKAGKAHGLQRRIEGPDVTGRRVLAVEDTSTTGGSVLTAVEALREAGAEVVAVATILERGAAERINAEGLEYRHPFTTGDLGVE; encoded by the coding sequence GTGAGCGATCGTGATGACCTGCTGCGAGAGATCAAGGCCAAGGCCGTGGTGCACGGCGACTTCGTGCTGTCGTCGGGACGGCGCGCGTCCTGGTACGTGGACCTGCGCCGCGTCACGCTGGACGGCGCGGTCGCCCCGCTCGTCGGAAAGGTGATGCTGGACGTCACCGCCGACCTGGACTACGACGCGGTCGGCGGCCTCACGCTCGGCGCGGACCCGGTCGCGACGGCGATGCTGCACGCGGCGGCGGCGCGCGGACGGAGCCTGGACGCGTTCGTCGTCCGCAAGGCGGGCAAGGCGCACGGCCTCCAGCGCAGGATCGAGGGCCCCGACGTCACCGGACGCCGGGTGCTGGCCGTCGAGGACACCTCCACGACGGGCGGGTCGGTGCTGACGGCCGTCGAGGCGCTGCGCGAGGCGGGCGCCGAGGTGGTGGCCGTCGCGACGATCCTGGAGCGCGGCGCGGCGGAGCGCATCAACGCCGAGGGCCTGGAGTACCGCCACCCGTTCACGACCGGCGACCTCGGCGTGGAGTAG
- a CDS encoding RodZ domain-containing protein has translation MGRHRSDPRGLARIVIATVAVALALGLLVVGAIALVNALTGGSEQGGPPGAQPRTSAPPPSRSASAPSSATPLVIRAVRGSTLVTITDPGSNDVVFRGTLMSGEGRRYDQAPLSVVAGDGGAVEVTIYGKVENRPAGQRATWYVSRR, from the coding sequence GTGGGACGTCATCGGTCGGACCCCAGGGGTCTCGCGCGCATCGTCATCGCGACCGTCGCCGTGGCCCTGGCCCTCGGGCTGCTGGTCGTCGGCGCGATCGCGCTCGTCAACGCGCTGACCGGCGGCTCGGAACAGGGCGGCCCGCCGGGCGCGCAGCCCCGGACGTCGGCGCCGCCGCCGAGCCGGTCGGCGTCCGCGCCGTCCAGCGCCACGCCGCTGGTGATCCGGGCCGTGCGCGGCTCGACACTGGTGACGATCACCGATCCGGGCAGCAACGACGTCGTCTTCCGGGGCACGCTCATGTCCGGCGAGGGGCGCCGCTACGACCAGGCGCCGCTCAGCGTCGTCGCCGGGGACGGCGGCGCGGTCGAGGTGACGATCTACGGCAAGGTGGAGAACCGTCCGGCCGGGCAGCGCGCCACCTGGTACGTCTCGCGGCGCTGA
- a CDS encoding DedA family protein, producing the protein MDLALLSLNVTEWLHPTAWLQLFGTFAVVGVLAIIFAETGLLFGCILPGDSLLFTAGILTAVNEVNGQEFDSLSLPALLVGGPIAAILGAQLGHWLGARYGRRLFDRPDSRIFKREWVEKAELYFNRFGPARAVFIARFIPIVRTFLNPLAGMLGMPPRKFFLWNVIGGVVWTDALFLLGHFLGSEVPDIERYILPGVAVVLVLSVIPIIREMRRGSGDKDGAAKKNDADESRPSLQGDSYR; encoded by the coding sequence GTGGATCTCGCTCTGCTTTCCCTGAACGTCACCGAGTGGCTGCATCCGACGGCGTGGCTGCAACTGTTCGGCACCTTCGCCGTCGTCGGCGTGCTCGCGATCATCTTCGCGGAGACCGGCCTGCTGTTCGGCTGCATCCTCCCCGGCGACTCCCTCCTGTTCACGGCGGGGATCCTCACGGCCGTGAACGAGGTGAACGGCCAGGAGTTCGACTCGCTGTCGCTGCCCGCGCTGCTGGTCGGCGGGCCGATCGCGGCGATTCTGGGCGCCCAGCTCGGGCACTGGCTCGGCGCCCGCTACGGCCGGCGCCTGTTCGACCGGCCCGACTCGCGGATCTTCAAGCGGGAGTGGGTGGAGAAGGCCGAGCTGTACTTCAACCGGTTCGGACCCGCCCGCGCGGTGTTCATCGCACGCTTCATCCCGATCGTCCGGACCTTCCTGAACCCGCTCGCCGGAATGCTCGGCATGCCCCCGCGGAAGTTCTTCCTCTGGAACGTCATCGGCGGTGTGGTCTGGACGGACGCGCTGTTCCTGCTCGGTCACTTCCTCGGTTCCGAGGTCCCCGACATCGAGCGCTACATCCTCCCCGGTGTCGCGGTCGTCCTGGTTCTCTCGGTCATTCCGATCATCCGGGAGATGCGGCGCGGAAGCGGCGACAAGGACGGCGCGGCGAAGAAGAATGACGCCGATGAGTCCCGACCGTCGCTCCAGGGTGACAGTTATCGCTAA
- the fbaA gene encoding class II fructose-bisphosphate aldolase — MPIATPEVYAEMLDRAKREGFAYPAINVTSSQTLNAALRGFAEAESDGIVQVSTGGAEYLSGSTVKDMVVGSTALAEYARVVAAEYPVNIALHTDHCPKDKLDGFMRPLIKISQERVARGQEPLFQSHMWDGSAVPLEENLQIAAELLEECARANIIMEMEIGVVGGEEDGVAHEINEKLYTTTEDALATARAVGVGEKGRYILAATFGNVHGVYKPGSVQLRPPVLKDIQEAVGAEYGKDKPFDLVFHGGSGSSLEEIREAVSFGVVKMNIDTDTQYAFTRPIAEHMFRNYDGVLKIDGEVGNKKQYDPRSYGKAAETNMAARITHACESLQSAGKRLK, encoded by the coding sequence ATGCCCATCGCGACCCCCGAGGTCTACGCGGAGATGCTCGACCGTGCCAAGCGGGAAGGCTTCGCCTACCCGGCCATCAACGTGACGTCCAGCCAGACCCTCAACGCCGCGCTGCGCGGGTTCGCCGAGGCCGAGAGCGACGGCATCGTCCAGGTGTCCACGGGCGGCGCCGAGTACCTGTCGGGTTCGACGGTGAAGGACATGGTCGTCGGTTCGACGGCGCTCGCGGAGTACGCGCGTGTGGTCGCCGCCGAGTATCCGGTGAACATCGCGCTGCACACCGACCACTGCCCGAAGGACAAGCTGGACGGGTTCATGCGCCCGCTCATCAAGATCTCCCAGGAGCGGGTGGCGCGCGGTCAGGAGCCGCTGTTCCAGTCGCACATGTGGGACGGGTCGGCCGTGCCGCTGGAGGAGAACCTCCAGATCGCGGCCGAGCTGCTGGAGGAGTGCGCCCGGGCGAACATCATCATGGAGATGGAGATCGGCGTCGTCGGCGGCGAGGAGGACGGCGTCGCCCACGAGATCAACGAGAAGCTCTACACGACGACCGAGGACGCGCTCGCGACGGCCCGCGCGGTCGGGGTCGGCGAGAAGGGCCGCTACATCCTCGCGGCGACGTTCGGGAACGTCCACGGTGTGTACAAGCCGGGCTCGGTGCAGCTTCGCCCGCCGGTGCTGAAGGACATCCAGGAGGCGGTCGGCGCCGAGTACGGCAAGGACAAGCCGTTCGACCTGGTGTTCCACGGCGGTTCGGGCTCGTCGCTGGAGGAGATCCGCGAGGCCGTGTCGTTCGGCGTGGTGAAGATGAACATCGACACCGACACGCAGTACGCGTTCACCCGTCCGATCGCCGAGCACATGTTCCGCAACTACGACGGCGTGCTGAAGATCGACGGCGAGGTCGGCAACAAGAAGCAGTACGACCCGCGCTCGTACGGCAAGGCCGCCGAGACGAACATGGCCGCGCGCATCACCCACGCGTGCGAGAGCCTCCAGTCGGCGGGCAAGCGCCTCAAGTAA